One Nocardia iowensis DNA window includes the following coding sequences:
- a CDS encoding response regulator transcription factor, whose product MRVLVVDDEDAVREALVRAMDSEGYETRAAGDGAAALAEIQRWQPEVVLLDVLMPFMDGLTACRRLRARGDRTPILMLTARDAVADRVDGLDAGADDYLIKPFDLDELLARVRALVRRTYPDDGAVLSCADLVMDTTAHEVRRGTRLVELSRTEFALLEVLLRNEGQALPRETLIERVWGTGLGSTSNSLEVYIRYLRRKLEAEREPRLIHTLRGIGYRLALP is encoded by the coding sequence ATGCGGGTGTTGGTGGTCGACGACGAGGACGCGGTCCGGGAGGCACTGGTCCGCGCGATGGACAGCGAAGGTTACGAGACCCGCGCGGCGGGCGACGGCGCCGCGGCGCTCGCCGAGATCCAGCGGTGGCAGCCGGAGGTCGTGCTGTTGGACGTGCTGATGCCGTTCATGGACGGCCTGACCGCGTGCCGGCGGTTGCGGGCGCGCGGCGACCGCACCCCGATCCTGATGCTCACCGCCCGCGACGCGGTCGCCGACCGGGTCGACGGCCTCGACGCCGGTGCGGACGACTACCTGATCAAACCGTTCGACCTGGACGAACTCCTGGCTCGCGTGCGCGCGCTCGTCCGGCGCACATACCCCGACGACGGCGCCGTCCTGTCCTGTGCGGATCTCGTCATGGACACCACCGCCCACGAGGTCCGCCGCGGCACCCGCCTCGTCGAACTCAGCCGCACCGAGTTCGCGTTGCTTGAGGTGCTGCTGCGCAACGAGGGTCAGGCGCTGCCGAGGGAAACTTTGATCGAACGGGTGTGGGGAACCGGGCTCGGCTCCACCTCGAACTCGCTCGAGGTCTACATCCGCTACCTGCGCCGCAAGCTCGAAGCCGAGCGGGAACCACGACTGATCCACACGCTGCGCGGCATCGGCTACCGGCTGGCCCTGCCGTGA
- a CDS encoding HAMP domain-containing sensor histidine kinase, translating to MRLPGSLRARIALFCVVAIALALAGMGVAAYAVVAHQLDSSLDLGLRREATRISRTVATDADVATASGPCRYLTAPSCVQVVAADGHIESEHDPDQPLPVDAATEEVAAGTRPAYFSDISLDGYPLRMYTAPLRSGTAVQIAQRSDPVDTSLRRVAYALFAAAAVGTLLAVAAGFAVARRAVAPVSTLTTAAERIARTRDPRHHITVPGPDEMRSLANSFNTMLDELDQALTAERNSRAAQHRLIADASHELRTPLTALRTNIDLLRRATRLTPEQLDETASALRIQSEELSGLVTDLIDLARADDPAVVPETFEDLRLDTLVLDCLRRAERHWPTLIFESDLEQTAVNGVAARLSRAIANLLDNAAKFSPADGVVRVALQQNELTVRDHGPGIPAEDLPHIFDRFYRSTTARGKSGHGLGLAIVEQVAVLHGAKVTAENAPGGGALFRLTFPRSSAPHTGG from the coding sequence GTGAGGTTGCCCGGCTCGCTGCGCGCGCGGATCGCGCTGTTCTGCGTGGTCGCCATCGCGCTTGCGCTCGCGGGCATGGGTGTGGCGGCCTACGCCGTGGTCGCTCATCAACTCGACAGCTCCCTCGACCTCGGACTGCGCCGGGAAGCCACGCGCATCAGTCGCACCGTCGCCACGGACGCCGACGTCGCCACCGCCTCCGGGCCATGCCGGTATCTGACCGCGCCGAGCTGCGTCCAGGTCGTGGCCGCCGACGGGCACATCGAATCCGAACACGACCCGGACCAGCCCCTCCCGGTCGACGCCGCCACCGAAGAGGTCGCGGCGGGCACCCGACCGGCCTACTTCAGCGATATCAGCCTCGACGGTTATCCGCTCCGGATGTACACCGCGCCACTGCGTTCCGGCACCGCGGTACAGATCGCGCAGCGCTCCGACCCGGTCGACACCAGCCTGCGCCGCGTCGCCTACGCCCTCTTCGCCGCGGCGGCGGTCGGCACCCTGCTCGCCGTCGCGGCGGGATTCGCGGTCGCCCGCCGCGCTGTCGCCCCGGTCAGCACGCTGACCACGGCCGCCGAACGGATCGCCCGTACTCGTGACCCGCGGCACCACATCACTGTCCCCGGTCCTGACGAAATGCGGAGCCTGGCAAACAGTTTCAACACCATGCTCGACGAACTCGACCAGGCGCTGACCGCCGAGCGGAACTCCCGTGCCGCCCAGCATCGCCTGATCGCCGACGCTTCGCATGAACTCCGCACGCCGCTGACCGCCCTGCGCACCAATATCGACCTGCTTCGCCGAGCCACCCGCCTCACCCCGGAGCAACTCGATGAAACAGCGTCCGCCTTACGAATCCAGTCAGAGGAACTGTCCGGACTCGTCACCGACCTCATCGACCTGGCCCGCGCCGACGACCCGGCCGTCGTACCGGAAACGTTCGAGGATCTGCGTCTGGACACACTTGTCCTGGACTGCCTTCGTAGGGCCGAACGTCATTGGCCCACACTGATATTCGAGTCCGACCTCGAACAGACCGCGGTCAACGGTGTCGCCGCCCGGCTCAGCCGAGCTATCGCCAACCTGCTCGACAACGCGGCGAAGTTCAGCCCAGCCGACGGTGTCGTCCGCGTCGCACTGCAGCAGAACGAACTGACGGTCCGCGACCACGGCCCCGGCATACCCGCCGAAGACCTACCCCACATCTTCGACCGCTTCTACCGATCCACCACCGCGCGCGGCAAATCCGGCCACGGTCTCGGATTGGCCATTGTCGAGCAAGTGGCAGTCCTGCACGGTGCCAAGGTAACCGCCGAAAACGCGCCCGGCGGCGGCGCGCTCTTCCGCCTCACCTTTCCACGAAGCTCAGCACCTCATACCGGTGGGTGA